In Ananas comosus cultivar F153 linkage group 7, ASM154086v1, whole genome shotgun sequence, the sequence CAGCTGCTGCAATCGGGACACGGCCTTCTCTGGCTGGTGCAAGCCACAAAGAAGTGGGGCAGAACCGGTGCCTGCAATACCTTTCATATAGGAGATGAAGGCACCTCACTGCTACATCCATAAGAGGTTGATCGCTTTTTCCACCATTATAAATGAAAGAATTGTACACTAACGTGTTAAGTACTGAGGCAATCCTCCGCTGTTGTGCAAGTGTAAATGGAACCTGTAACAGAAATAGAAGATGAAAATTGAAAACAATCAAAATATACTGAACTGAAGAGGTAACTGCACATAAAGTCAATTACCATTTCCATACCTGCTTCTCATAGAACTCAATGTCATCTAGAACCAATAAGAGGTGTCCATATGTAGCACAAAACAGGTGCAACATGTGCGACAAGTCTTTTGAGATAAATTGAGGCCCTTGTTTCATAGCTTCAACATCCCACAGATCATATTCGTTTTCATTGAACTGGACAGAATTCAATGCATTATCACTACAATCAGCATCAGCTTCAGTTGATTTTCCAGTTATCTTTTGCAGAACATTCACCCACTTGTTTCCCATATCCCTTGTGCTCCTTCTGTGCCGTATGTCGCCAACTTGTTCACTATAACTCCCAAAACCAGTATACCTTTGATGTTTGGCATCATATTGTATGCTATCAGCTCCACAAGTAAAGATTGAACCTTCTACTATTTCCCATAATTCTCTAAGAAACCCGGGGGTGAAGGAAAGAACATTGAGAATAGGTGACGAACCAACAAAAGGGTTCAGGAAAGAGAAGATCCTCAGCATGTAATagtaaaaacatataatattCAGTAGCTTGAAATTCCCATATTCCTCTAAGCTCCGCTTTGAACCATTACTATCATGTGTCCCAGTAGAAATATTCTCCTTTGTCATCATCAAAAGCTTCCTTAGGTGCCACTGCTGATATACAGGTTTCAGAAGGTCTATGTATAATAATGGATGCAAATTACTGTTATCTGAATCGACCGCTTGCGAAAAGGGATCTCTAGCTCCTGATGATTCACCGTCATCCTTTTTCATCAATGCCTTCATTTTCTCAATAACGTACAAAAAGTTTTGAGAAAGGCAATTAACCACATGAATATAAAATCGACAGTCTAACCCTTGCACGAAATTCCCAGAAACAGCTGATTTATCATCATAATCTATCGCCAAGTTAATAACATTTGCAAGAGCCCAACCGGAGTAAGGGATGGCTTCAACACAAGAACTATATTCTTCTGACTGCTCCAGTTTAGATATTTCCTCAAAGATTTTATCCCTGGAAATCTGCCACCACCTGCCATAGTTTGATCAGTTCCAGGGCCTCCAAATTGTTTGTATGTAATCTAGAATATATCAGCTTGAAGAGCAATCAATATATTTACGCCTTGTTTGGCATCACGTAAATTTGtgcttctttttgttttgttttaattaaaattctGCGCAATGAATGTGCTGTGAATGGACATTCCAATCTTTTTGTTCTAGCCAGCTTCTAAACTCATCTCTTTATATAAGATAATAACGAAAGCGTAAAGATATCtactaaaattttgtaatttttgttgcCAATGCATACATTGCAAACAATCTGCCATTGATTGGCATATTCAGTCGCATagaattaagtttattttaaataaaggCACCACATGGACCTTAGCTCTTCACCTCTGTAAAGTACAAGATTCATTGCTGAAGAAGTGGTATAAAAGCCCATCCTAGCATGCTCTATGTAGAAACAATTGAGGATCGCCATCAAGTATAGAGAGACCATACAGAAAATTAATGATTTACTTATAAATGAGTTTAAGAAACATGTCAACTGACAAGATTTGGGAGCAGCTCAACCAGAGAACATGTGTGACTAAGAAGAGTAAAATTGTGATAAAAGTAATTTTCATGTTTactagtaaaatataaaatagaaaagttaGGAAACATAACGTAGGCATGACCTAGCAAGGCAATGAAGAAAACTCTAAATTCATGAATATTCTAACATTATGGTCCTTACCAGTAAAATGTTAAGAGATGGCAGCAGCACAGACTCATGCTTTAAAGCAGGAAGCAGGAAAGATGGTAGACGCTGACAGAGATATGGAACAGTCAGTATAAACAAAATGTATTCTTCAATAGCACCATTCACATCAAAAGCATCAGCATCATTAATGTTCGACTTCTTCAAATGAAAAGGACGTAATCCTAAGGTTACTGCACTTGCAGTAATTAAGAATTGATCATCTGTCAGTGCAATAGCTTTCCTCTGTGATGCATCTTGAGCACCGAGCTTCAAGACAAATCTCCTAATACAGCTGTACATTCCGCTActtcttgtactcataaaacCAATCAACCTCTTCACAGCTACATCTGCATCTCCGGTATTCTCACTTTTTAAGCACTTCCACCCGTTTAGATCAGTCAAACTGATAACCAGGCGCATTGCAAGAGCAGTTAGTGCAACCATGTTATCACTCTCGCGACGGGAGAAATCACACTCAGCAAGAATTAATGAGCAAAGCGAAAGCAGTTTTTTTGCTTGATAAAGCCATGTAGATCTTTC encodes:
- the LOC109712612 gene encoding E3 ubiquitin-protein ligase UPL7 isoform X2, which gives rise to MRVWRRYSELKKVSQQLQEEWEALVVQYGGCITKQWISNKLLRPFLFIAMQSTTSYKKQQLRKMNYVSACFKILLSSINSYDMEQNFCSLAVGTLEERSTWLYQAKKLLSLCSLILAECDFSRRESDNMVALTALAMRLVISLTDLNGWKCLKSENTGDADVAVKRLIGFMSTRSSGMYSCIRRFVLKLGAQDASQRKAIALTDDQFLITASAVTLGLRPFHLKKSNINDADAFDVNGAIEEYILFILTVPYLCQRLPSFLLPALKHESVLLPSLNILLISRDKIFEEISKLEQSEEYSSCVEAIPYSGWALANVINLAIDYDDKSAVSGNFVQGLDCRFYIHVVNCLSQNFLYVIEKMKALMKKDDGESSGARDPFSQAVDSDNSNLHPLLYIDLLKPVYQQWHLRKLLMMTKENISTGTHDSNGSKRSLEEYGNFKLLNIICFYYYMLRIFSFLNPFVGSSPILNVLSFTPGFLRELWEIVEGSIFTCGADSIQYDAKHQRYTGFGSYSEQVGDIRHRRSTRDMGNKWVNVLQKITGKSTEADADCSDNALNSVQFNENEYDLWDVEAMKQGPQFISKDLSHMLHLFCATYGHLLLVLDDIEFYEKQVPFTLAQQRRIASVLNTLVYNSFIYNGGKSDQPLMDVAVRCLHLLYERYCRHRFCPTSLWLAPAREGRVPIAAAARTHEAAFANLQYSDASTVPTTSSALTTVPHVYPFEERVQMFREFIKLDKVSRRVAGEVSGPGPGSIEVVIRRDHVVEDGYRQLNYLGSRLKSCIHVSFISECGLPEAGLDYGGLSKEFLTDLSRAAFNPEYGLFSQTSTSDSSLIPNMSARLLENGIEMIEFLGRVVGKALYEGILLDYSFSLVFVQKLLGRYSFLDELSTLDSELYRNLMYLKHFDGDVGELSLDFTVTEELGGKMVVAELRPGGKNMPVTNENKLQYVHAMADYKLNRQILPFANAFYRGLSDLISPSWLSLFNANEFNQLLSGGRQDIDVDDLRNNTKYTGGYSNSSRTVKLFWEVVKGFKPIERCMLVKFVTSCSRAPLLGFKYLQPPFTIHKVACDVPLWATIGGQDVDRLPSASTCYNTLKLPTYKRSSTLRNKLLYAITSNTGFELS
- the LOC109712612 gene encoding E3 ubiquitin-protein ligase UPL7 isoform X1, yielding MSAPPPNQRQVSLRGASAKEITRDALLQKVSHERELRSFLRRAAAAAALIQRVWRRYSELKKVSQQLQEEWEALVVQYGGCITKQWISNKLLRPFLFIAMQSTTSYKKQQLRKMNYVSACFKILLSSINSYDMEQNFCSLAVGTLEERSTWLYQAKKLLSLCSLILAECDFSRRESDNMVALTALAMRLVISLTDLNGWKCLKSENTGDADVAVKRLIGFMSTRSSGMYSCIRRFVLKLGAQDASQRKAIALTDDQFLITASAVTLGLRPFHLKKSNINDADAFDVNGAIEEYILFILTVPYLCQRLPSFLLPALKHESVLLPSLNILLISRDKIFEEISKLEQSEEYSSCVEAIPYSGWALANVINLAIDYDDKSAVSGNFVQGLDCRFYIHVVNCLSQNFLYVIEKMKALMKKDDGESSGARDPFSQAVDSDNSNLHPLLYIDLLKPVYQQWHLRKLLMMTKENISTGTHDSNGSKRSLEEYGNFKLLNIICFYYYMLRIFSFLNPFVGSSPILNVLSFTPGFLRELWEIVEGSIFTCGADSIQYDAKHQRYTGFGSYSEQVGDIRHRRSTRDMGNKWVNVLQKITGKSTEADADCSDNALNSVQFNENEYDLWDVEAMKQGPQFISKDLSHMLHLFCATYGHLLLVLDDIEFYEKQVPFTLAQQRRIASVLNTLVYNSFIYNGGKSDQPLMDVAVRCLHLLYERYCRHRFCPTSLWLAPAREGRVPIAAAARTHEAAFANLQYSDASTVPTTSSALTTVPHVYPFEERVQMFREFIKLDKVSRRVAGEVSGPGPGSIEVVIRRDHVVEDGYRQLNYLGSRLKSCIHVSFISECGLPEAGLDYGGLSKEFLTDLSRAAFNPEYGLFSQTSTSDSSLIPNMSARLLENGIEMIEFLGRVVGKALYEGILLDYSFSLVFVQKLLGRYSFLDELSTLDSELYRNLMYLKHFDGDVGELSLDFTVTEELGGKMVVAELRPGGKNMPVTNENKLQYVHAMADYKLNRQILPFANAFYRGLSDLISPSWLSLFNANEFNQLLSGGRQDIDVDDLRNNTKYTGGYSNSSRTVKLFWEVVKGFKPIERCMLVKFVTSCSRAPLLGFKYLQPPFTIHKVACDVPLWATIGGQDVDRLPSASTCYNTLKLPTYKRSSTLRNKLLYAITSNTGFELS